The following proteins are encoded in a genomic region of Triticum dicoccoides isolate Atlit2015 ecotype Zavitan chromosome 1B, WEW_v2.0, whole genome shotgun sequence:
- the LOC119332138 gene encoding AT-rich interactive domain-containing protein 1-like produces the protein MATPPSPPPPPPATNSSAPPFKTNTPSPNPHGAPAARAPSSPAAATPPPPMSSGPSHLVLCVRDVIGKLRARGHLSGLEIPDDELTEAGAPALFETVLAAFLAEGRVSAGLPLLPKPLVLGKGGLVDMLPLYLAVRSRGGFAAVTSWAAIAEAVGLEPAADAPIKLVYAKHLWLLEQSIGKPERQDEVAGSSSNAAHRSNAKKDKFLSSHKDHASAGSAHLKRKREVPLQMLNWVRLVAKNPGEHGAGQNHGSQLSSTLMFRRLMFENIDCSKLPYSTTSPQSGLTNEEQPQYDGWDDRLCAGGHSDRILHARTRLSGLADVPDWTGKPSLPYDEPHVLRFLGEPLLPAPSNESLDADAIGKGRPDNCNCQIPGSVACVRFHVTEKRIKLKRELGSAFYAMGFDRIGEDAALTWRRDEEKKFNAVIQNNLPSSKYRFMEEVFAAMGSKGRKDIVSYYHNVFHVRRRAYQNRLTPNDVDSDDDSLEPGFLHLRQGGAQGNSMSASSSGTQRGS, from the exons ATGGCTACCCCTCCgagcccaccgccaccaccacctgccACTAATTCCTCCGCGCCCCCTTTCAAAACCAACACCCCAAGCCCGAACCCCCACGGCGCGCCGGCCGCGAGGGCGCCCTCCTCACCGGCGgcggcgacgccgccgccgccgatgtccAGTGGCCCATCCCACCTCGTCCTTTGCGTGCGCGACGTCATCGGCAAGCTCCGTGCTCGCGGGCACCTCTCGGGGCTGGAGATCCCGGACGATGAGCTCACGGAAGCGGGCGCCCCCGCCTTGTTCGAAACCGTGCTTGCCGCCTTCCTCGCCGAGGGGCGTGTGTCTGCCGGGCTTCCGTTACTCCCGAAGCCTCTTGTGCTCGGGAAAGGCGGCTTGGTGGACATGCTCCCCTTGTACCTCGCCGTGCGCTCTCGCGGTGGATTCGCCGCTGTCACCTCATGGGCGGCCATCGCCGAGGCGGTAGGCCTCGAACCGGCTGCTGATGCGCCCATCAAGCTGGTGTACGCCAAGCATCTCTGGCTCCTTGAGCAGAGCATCGGCAAGCCTGAAAGGCAGGACGAGGTGGCCGGGAGCAGTAGCAATGCGGCCCACCGCTCGAACGCGAAGAAGGATAAGTTCCTGTCGTCACACAAGGACCACGCAAGCGCCGGGTCAGCCCATCTGAAGCGTAAGAGGGAGGTTCCTCTGCAGATGCTTAACTGGGTCCGCCTTGTGGCGAAGAATCCGGGTGAACATGGCGCTGGACAGAATCATGGCAGCCAACTCTCCTCGACGCTTATGTTCCGTCGCCTGATGTTTGAAAATATCGATTGCAGCAAATTGCCCTATAGCACTACCTCGCCGCAG AGTGGACTTACAAATGAGGAGCAGCCACAGTATGATGGATGGGATGATCGACTGTGTGCAGGTGGGCATAGTGACAGGATTTTGCATGCACGAACTCGGCTTAGTGGTCTAGCAGATGTTCCAGATTGGACTGGGAAGCCTTCGCTACCTTATGACGAGCCGCATGTATTGAGATTTCTAGGAGAACCTCTTTTGCCTGCACCAAGTAATGAAAGCCTTGATGCTGATGCTATTGGTAAGGGTAGGCCAGATAATTGCAACTGTCAAATCCCAGGTTCTGTTGCTTGTGTTAGATTTCATGTGACAGAGAAGAGGATCAAGCTGAAGCGTGAACTGGGCTCAGCATTTTATGCAATGGGATTTGATCGCATCGGTGAGGATGCAGCATTGACATGGAGAAGGGATGAAGAAAAGAAATTCAATGCCGTTATCCAGAATAATCTGCCTTCATCCAAGTACAGATTCATGGAGGAAGTGTTTGCTGCCATGGGTTCCAAGGGCAGAAAAGACATTGTAAGTTACTATCACAATGTTTTCCATGTGCGACGAAGAGCGTACCAGAATCGGCTCACTCCAAATGATGTGGATAGTGATGATGATTCACTCGAGCCTGGCTTCCTGCATCTTCGTCAAGGTGGTGCTCAGGGTAACTCCATGTCTGCTTCTTCCTCCGGAACTCAAAGGGGTTCTTAG